ttgttttttttctttttaagtgaaGTCGGAAAGCCGAAAAGCGCAgaataaacagaattaaaataacTCAAAACTGATGTTTCATTTCAAGTACGGTGATTAGGGCTTACCGAATTTACAGCTAAACATATCACTTCATTGAAAGAAACTGATTAAGTATGGTTCAACACAACATATCTGAAAGTTTTAATTAATAAGTGAGGTCAGTGGCCTCTGCCTTTCTAGTCAACCTAGTTATTTTGCTTTAGTCCACCTTCTCTGGGAAGAGCAGCATAATAAAGAATGGACTACATCAGTGGATACAGTTTCATTCTAATAGGACCTCAGGAAAACAATTGGTGATTTCAGATTTTAATGTCTTTACTGTTCAGTTTTGCCTCAAATGCTCTCAACAGCTAGCATAAAACCCTTGCTCACTCTCACAAGAAATCCTACaattttagatttcttttaCTGTTCATGACTTAGAActtcacttttttaaaattaatttggaatttCATTAACCTTGACTTCTACTTAGCTCTAAAATACTAAGAAGCAATTAGAGCattaaaaacaaccccaaaccatcaagtctgtaaaaacattttcatttattgAATGAAGACCAGAAAAATACAAGACAACtttatccttttttattttttaaagccagCATAAGTTTGATGGATAACAATCTTTTAATTAAATTGCTCCACCTCTGACACATTCTAAAATATGTTTTCCACAAAGAAAACCACCCTTACCATTAcaacttaaaataattttcactgaGATAAGTCCAACCAGTATAATGAAAATAACTGCATCTGTTTTAAATGATGTTGCAGACAACAGAAATTCCATCTAAATAAAAACACTGCTGTCCAAGGAGTGGGCATAAACCACAAGAACTGTAAACTAAGCTATCCATAGGAAAGAAATCAACAACAAGACATGCCTCTTGCTGCTTATTGCTGGGTCAGTGCAAGCTGggataagatacaataaaaaTAGGGAAGTAAGAATTATAGAGCATTCCTTCTTCAGGTGAGCAAAACgtaaaggaagaaaagggacCTGTTTTTCTAAGCCACAGATTTGTTTAATTTACAGTCCTTTAACTGATCTGACAACTTTATCATAAGCAAAATCAAATCaccaaaagcaaaaacaaacaaacaaaaaaaaagcttacagcaatgaaacacagagaaatcaCTAACAGAGAAAGGAGGCTGTTTACTTGTTATAGGAATGATcagaaaacctggaaaaacTGAAGTGAGATTATGATTTTAACTACATTTTAAACAATGAATATTTGGATTTAGGTTTAATCTCATGTTCTGTCAGAGCTAGGATGGCTTAATATTCCAGTGGCTTTTGACTCAGAGCTTTTGAGTCTATGGCTAGAAGCTGTTAACCCACAACAAGTGAGGAAATTGCAGGAGGAAGACTATTTAAAAAACCAGTAAAACTAGACAGAATGGGAAACTCTTCTGGAAACAAGATCATCCCAAATTTCAGACGTCGATGCCTTGCTAAGAGAACATTTTCAGGTTCCTAATTAGGATTTTTAAGAGGCAAGGAGGAAAGATGTTTGGTCATGCAGCTCATGGACATTCCTGGACTGCAAGGCAGTCCAAATGAGGCAGAAATGTAGCACTGGGTAggaagtttaagaaaaaaaaaaaaaaatccaagtctCAGAGAAGTGTAATATTTCCAGAGAGATATGGATGAAAGCAACCATCTCTCAACCAGCATGTTGTTTCAATTCCTCCCACATTCCGTACCCTGTTATTTTCCTATTGCACTTGCCTAGGTACTCAGTCATTATGAGGAGCTGTGTCTGAAACTTGATGGCACAACTAAATGCgaagacaaaaaagaagaaaagaaaactaaaacaaaaaataaaatcagtccTGCAAATAACCAGCTTTTCAGCAAGTCCTACAAGTAACCAGCTTTGACTCACCTCTCTACCCTGCTTATTTCCTCCATCCCCCACCCAGCACACCCACACTTCACTGAACCGAACGACCCCATCATTTCACACGGGTCGGACTGGATGATGTCGGAAGTCTTTGCCAACCTATTTGACTCTGGGGCTTCGCACAGCTCTGGCCCAGCCCGCGCAGCCCGGCGGGCACCGGCGCTCCCCCAGGCCGCTGTCAGACATGTGAGACACAGGCAAAGGCCACGGAGCCGCTGCTGCCGGGCCCTGGCTCGCAGGGACGGCGCCACCAGCGCTGGGAAGGGCTGCCCGGCCCGGGCCCGACCTCGCCCGACCTGGGAGCGTCACCCAGCAGGACACCGTGTGTCCCCGGGGGAAGCCGATGGTGGCAGGAATCCCCCGCCCTGCCGGCAGCGCCCGGCGTCCTGGCGGGGGGCTGCCGAGGAGGAAGAGCCGCTGCAGCCGGGAAGTCACCGGGGGGGAGACGGCCGCAGCCCAGCGACGCCCCCTGCGCCCCGAGAGCCATCGCCGACAGCTCCGTCCCcacggggccggggcggggacGCGACGCTCGACCCCGCCCGGTGAGCGGAAGGCGGGGGGGAGGCCGAAGGGAGGGGGACGGCCTCCGCCCCGGGGAGGCGGAcgggggggaagggaaggggccGGAGCAGCCCCGCAGCGCCCGagggggccggggcgggggccggggccggtCACTCACCGCCCGCCGCCGCTCGCATCCGGCACCTGCGGCCGCACCACTCCCGGCagcgccccgcgcccgccgccgccagGCGCCGCCAGCCGAGCACATCGAGCGAGCGCCGAGCCACCGATGCGGGCGGGAGGGGCAGCCGCGTCCCGAGCCGCGCCCCTTCGGGAGCCACGCCCCCACAGAGAGACCCCGCCCCTCAGGGGACCCCGCCCCTTGCCcgcctccctgcctccctcccgaCGCTAAGGGGGGACCTGAAGGCCTTCGGGGAGTTGGTTCTGCCGTAGGtgaagagcaaaagaaaaaatacaaacttaATTATCACAGTCTTGACTACGGCAAGGAAAACAATGACAGGGCCCGAGGGAGCGGCCTGAAGtcgtgccaggggaggtttaggttgggtatcagggaaaggttcttcacccagagggtgtttgggcgCTGGAGCAGGATCCCCAGGGACGTGggcacagcaccaagcctggcagagctcaggaagcgtttggacaatgctctcaggcacatggtgagAGTCTGGGGAcggtcctgtgcagggccaggggttggactcggtgatccttgtgggtcccttccagctcagccgATTCTGTGAACCGCAGTAATAAATGATAATAGAACTGCTCCCAGGCACTGTCCCTACAGGCAGAAACTCACCCAGCAGTAGTGTTGGGACTCCAGCCTGAGGTGCGAgggaggctgcccagggaggctgtggagtccccctctctggagacattccaaaccTAACTGGGCATGTTCccgtgtcacctgctccaggtgaccttgccttggcagggaggttggaccgGACagtctccagaggtcccttccaaccccagccaTTCGGTGATTCTGCGAGGGGAGGTGCAGAAGGACGGATGAGAGGCAAAAGCCCAGGCACAAATCCTCAAGCAGTGCTGTCAGCCTCAGGTGACATAAATCCATCCTCCTTTCGTGATAATCcagtaaaaatgtttctttccaaACCCATTGGCTGCCTGGGGGGATTCTAAATACAAGGTCTTTTCCTTATGGAAAGAATCAGGAGATCtccttttacattttttgcTGGTATTGTTCGATATTTGGTTGCAAAAACCAAATTCAGACAAAATCTtactgggaaggagaggaaaaggaatgagacaaaaaaacaaaaaaaaaaacaaaaaaccaaaacaaaaaaaacccaaaaaagaagAGTCCATTCCTCAGTTATGTCAACCTAGCCCAAAGCAGGACTTAATGGGAAAGCAAATTATTAACGGGAAAGCAAATTACCTTGCATAAAAGCTTAAAGCACCATAAAAAGCATTATGGCCAAACCCCACAAATTtcctaaactttttttttgtaggtTAAAGCTGCTCAGGTTAAATTAGTAGACTGGAATATGTCATACCATGAATAAGCAATACTATTCTGactcttccctctgctctgtaAAACATTACACAGTAAAtctttctggggaaaaaaaaaagcagatgatACCCATCTTTTCTATAATTGTTTCAAAAGTTGTAACTAGTAACTGCAGTTTTCTGCTGAGATCCAATTCATAAAATGAGCTCCTTGGTTCTCCAAGAAAAGTAAAGTTGGcatcagattaaaaaaaaaagtgcaaccATTTGCCACCCATttccaaattatatttttcctcCATGACAGCTTGTTTGAATTTTCTCATTGAACGCCTGTCATCAGCTGTGCCAAAGAAAACTGCTCCTTGAGAGGTTGGTGGGTTCGGAAGGCCCTACCCAGTGCACCTGGgtcccagcccagtgccctcTGAGAGGGGAGACCTGTGCCCAAAAAGCCCATTGACTTTTCTGGGAGTCCATAAAGGGAACTGTGTACCCAGAAGGTTTTGTAATGAGCAACCATGAGTTTAGATTTGGTTCCAGTGACAAATTTCAGTGCCAAACTGCAGTTTGGTTGCGGATTTGATTGAATGTTCACCTCTGTTGTAAAAGACCCTAAATAGGTGAATTATTAAGAGGGAACCTGAACTTGAAAAGAGTCAACCTCCCCAGTGTTAACCTCCCAAGTGAGGACAAGCTGACAGATGTTTTTCTTGTGGAAATGCCACCTAGCCTTTAGAGATTTTAAGCTGCTGTTTCTAAAAGGCTGCTCTGCAGTATTTTTATGCACACAATTCCTTGAGAATTTGTCAGAACAGCACAACCAGGCTAATCTTCTGCAAGAACAGAATCTTCTGCAAGAACAGAAGCCTTATAAAAGGCATGTGTACTTTCTTCACTGGCATCCACACAGGCAAATCCTCCTATTTCAACAAGCAACATCCAGGAATCTTACGATCTACAGGGCCCTGGATAATACTGTCAACGCAGAACTTCCTGTGTGGTGCACTTTGTTGAATCTGCTGTGGGTGGTTTCCCCAGCTGATGTTTAGTGACCATCACCTACCCCTTCAGTGACTCCAGAACAAAGCTGACAGTGACTGACTGCAGATGTGACCCTCTGGAGAGAAGAAATACCACCCTGCATATCTCTTtggaacaaaaagaagaaaactagTGTggttaaaaaatatatatatatatataaacttaTGATGTATATACcataatatatagtataaatTTGCTGTCATATATAATGCTgctaatataaatatattactCTATGGAACTCCAGATGCTGTTAAAGAGATTAATCTATGCAGTTAAAACTGAGGAAAGAAGTGACAATTTGTAATGTAATGACCTGGTAAATAGTAAGTGTTATACCTCATAAAGGTCACAAGAGTAATTGCTCATTCATGCCTTTTTCTAATCCATTTATGCAGATTTGACAGTGATCTGTAAACATTACATCTCTCTACAAAGTTGGGTAAACAGATTTGAAAGCCAGAGAGATTATTATGATCATCTTGTCTAACCTGAATATTGAAAGCTGTAGAATTTCCTCCAGGCATTCCCACACCGAGGTCTTTCTGtagctgtttttaaaaaaggcatcttcattttatttcaaagaataaaatttgttatttatttatttttgagaaatGGCAAATCCATCATTGTACTTTTGAAGATTTCTCTGGTTATGCTAACATGTACCACACTACCTTAATGTGTAAAAAAAACCTGATAGAAATATAAATGTTGTTTGAAAAGGTAAATTCATCTAGCTGCAGCATCTGTCCATTGCAAGCCTGCTTCTTGTTAACAGAAATATCTTCCTTTTGAAGATGTTTGTGAAATACAGCAAATTTActccttcattttctcttgACAAACTGTGATTAACTTTGATTCGGCACTGTATAAGTGCCTTTCCAGAACTGTTTTCTGAATGCCTTCAAGCTTTGAG
This Haemorhous mexicanus isolate bHaeMex1 chromosome 1, bHaeMex1.pri, whole genome shotgun sequence DNA region includes the following protein-coding sequences:
- the LOC132330824 gene encoding ataxin-2-like, which encodes MMSEVFANLFDSGASHSSGPARAARRAPALPQAAVRHVRHRQRPRSRCCRALARRDGATSAGKGCPARARPRPTWERHPAGHRVSPGEADGGRNPPPCRQRPASWRGAAEEEEPLQPGSHRGGDGRSPATPPAPREPSPTAPSPRGRGGDATLDPAR